A window from Shimia isoporae encodes these proteins:
- a CDS encoding DUF2147 domain-containing protein, translating to MKKFALAAAMVVAGAGAAMADPAAGTWKTEPGDTGGYLHVKVAPCGSNICGTIAKAFDETGAEVANYEHAGKRMLWDMNADGGGKYSGGQIWAADSDKTYKSKMSLSGNTLTVKGCVAVICRGQDWKRVN from the coding sequence ATGAAAAAATTCGCACTCGCAGCCGCAATGGTCGTTGCAGGCGCAGGCGCAGCCATGGCAGACCCCGCCGCTGGCACCTGGAAAACCGAACCCGGCGACACCGGTGGTTATCTGCACGTCAAAGTCGCCCCCTGCGGCAGCAACATTTGCGGCACCATCGCCAAGGCATTTGATGAAACCGGCGCAGAAGTGGCCAACTATGAGCATGCCGGTAAGCGCATGCTTTGGGACATGAACGCCGACGGCGGCGGCAAGTACTCTGGCGGTCAGATTTGGGCTGCCGATTCAGACAAAACCTACAAGTCGAAAATGAGCCTGTCCGGCAACACTTTGACCGTCAAAGGATGTGTGGCCGTGATTTGCCGCGGTCAGGATTGGAAGCGCGTGAACTGA
- the hisA gene encoding 1-(5-phosphoribosyl)-5-[(5-phosphoribosylamino)methylideneamino]imidazole-4-carboxamide isomerase yields MILYPAIDLKDGNAVRLVHGDMEKETVFNENPAAQALEFVNAGCEWIHLVDLNGAFAGEPVNASPVEEILKQTKVPAQLGGGIRDMDTIARWIDKGLARVILGTVAVENPDLVREAAKEFPGKVAVGIDARNGKVATKGWAEETDVMVTDLAKSFEDAGVAAIIYTDIMRDGAMKGPNVEATAALANAVSIPVIASGGVSSLDDLRALKACGAELNGAISGRALYDGAIDLAEALEVMKG; encoded by the coding sequence ATGATCCTTTATCCCGCCATTGATTTGAAAGACGGAAACGCGGTGCGCCTTGTGCATGGCGACATGGAAAAAGAAACCGTTTTTAATGAAAACCCGGCGGCGCAGGCCTTGGAATTCGTGAACGCTGGCTGCGAGTGGATTCACCTTGTGGATCTGAACGGAGCCTTTGCCGGCGAGCCTGTAAATGCTTCTCCTGTCGAGGAAATTCTGAAACAAACTAAAGTTCCCGCGCAGCTCGGCGGGGGCATCCGCGACATGGACACCATCGCTCGATGGATCGACAAGGGGCTGGCGCGTGTCATCCTTGGCACCGTAGCCGTGGAAAACCCCGATCTGGTGCGTGAAGCAGCGAAAGAATTCCCCGGCAAGGTTGCCGTGGGCATCGATGCGCGTAACGGAAAAGTCGCAACCAAAGGCTGGGCCGAGGAAACCGACGTGATGGTCACCGATCTGGCGAAATCCTTTGAGGACGCAGGCGTGGCGGCGATCATTTACACCGACATCATGCGCGACGGCGCGATGAAAGGTCCGAATGTGGAGGCCACAGCAGCATTGGCAAACGCGGTTTCAATCCCTGTGATTGCCTCGGGCGGTGTCAGCTCGCTGGACGATCTGAGGGCGCTCAAGGCCTGCGGCGCCGAACTGAACGGGGCGATTTCAGGTCGCGCGCTCTATGATGGCGCGATCGATCTGGCCGAGGCACTTGAGGTGATGAAGGGATGA
- a CDS encoding DUF2867 domain-containing protein, with product MTVTTSPLPPFSALHDRFRAGDFIDCFRVTSAMPLRQAADTIANFPGWAQALVALRNVIVLPMGLTGALPSDFKGQEKIGMFPLESENDQEIIAGFDDKHLDFRVSIMRDGEDILLATWVHRHNLLGRVYLATIMPFHILIARDALRRAAR from the coding sequence ATGACTGTGACGACCTCCCCTCTCCCGCCCTTCAGCGCGCTGCACGACCGATTTCGCGCCGGGGATTTCATCGACTGCTTTCGCGTAACAAGCGCCATGCCATTGCGCCAAGCCGCAGACACAATCGCAAACTTTCCCGGTTGGGCGCAGGCTCTGGTGGCTTTGCGCAATGTGATCGTGTTGCCAATGGGATTGACCGGTGCCCTGCCCTCCGACTTCAAGGGACAGGAAAAGATCGGGATGTTCCCACTGGAAAGCGAAAACGATCAGGAAATTATCGCCGGATTTGACGACAAGCACCTCGACTTCAGGGTCTCAATCATGCGCGACGGCGAAGACATCCTGCTGGCAACCTGGGTGCATAGGCATAACCTTTTGGGCCGGGTTTACCTCGCAACGATCATGCCGTTTCACATACTGATCGCGCGGGATGCGCTGCGTCGCGCGGCCCGCTGA
- a CDS encoding DUF302 domain-containing protein, whose protein sequence is MKRFLSTCAALAAFAMPVAAMDDDIVKVAATGSVAETMDALEAAVTKAGVAVFARIDHGAGAKSVDMDLGDSQLLIFGSPKIGTPAMQDDPLAGLYLPLKVLVYQDAEGKVWLAYENPTDMLDDLTIANDAAYLGKMAGALGKLTGVAAGQ, encoded by the coding sequence ATGAAACGTTTTTTGAGCACCTGCGCCGCGCTTGCGGCTTTTGCAATGCCTGTGGCCGCGATGGACGACGACATTGTCAAAGTGGCCGCCACCGGATCAGTGGCCGAAACGATGGACGCGCTTGAGGCCGCCGTGACCAAAGCCGGCGTCGCGGTTTTTGCGCGCATTGATCACGGGGCAGGGGCCAAAAGCGTCGATATGGACCTTGGCGACTCCCAACTCCTGATCTTCGGCAGCCCCAAGATTGGCACCCCGGCAATGCAGGATGATCCGCTTGCTGGCCTCTATCTGCCGCTCAAGGTGCTTGTTTACCAAGACGCAGAGGGCAAGGTTTGGCTGGCCTATGAAAACCCGACCGACATGCTGGATGACCTCACCATCGCCAACGACGCCGCATATCTTGGCAAAATGGCGGGCGCGCTCGGCAAGTTGACCGGTGTCGCCGCAGGCCAATAA
- the hisF gene encoding imidazole glycerol phosphate synthase subunit HisF, which translates to MLKTRLIPCLDVADGRVVKGVNFVGLRDAGDPVEAARAYDAAGADEICFLDIHATHDNRGVMIDMVQRTAEQCFVPLTVGGGVRTVADVRKLLLAGADKVSFNSAAVANPDVIAEAAAQFGSQCIVCAIDAKTIGHDENGVPNRWGIFTHGGRKEALDKDGKPIDAVEFAKLVVAKGAGEILLTSMDRDGTKAGFNLPLTKAISDAVNVPVIASGGVGTLDHLVEGVTKGGASAVLAASIFHFGEFTVQEAKQYMHDAGIPMRLT; encoded by the coding sequence ATGCTGAAAACACGATTGATCCCCTGTCTGGACGTGGCCGACGGCCGTGTTGTGAAAGGCGTGAATTTTGTGGGGCTGCGCGATGCGGGCGACCCTGTGGAAGCGGCGCGCGCCTATGATGCGGCGGGCGCGGATGAGATCTGCTTTCTGGATATTCATGCAACGCACGACAATCGCGGCGTAATGATCGACATGGTGCAGCGCACGGCAGAGCAGTGTTTTGTACCGCTGACCGTGGGGGGCGGTGTGCGCACCGTGGCGGATGTGCGCAAGCTTTTGTTGGCGGGCGCGGACAAGGTGAGCTTCAACTCTGCCGCCGTGGCGAACCCTGACGTGATTGCCGAGGCTGCGGCGCAGTTTGGCAGCCAGTGCATTGTTTGCGCGATTGATGCCAAGACGATTGGGCATGATGAAAACGGCGTTCCGAACCGCTGGGGGATTTTCACCCACGGCGGGCGCAAAGAAGCGCTGGACAAAGACGGCAAGCCAATTGATGCAGTGGAATTTGCCAAGCTGGTCGTGGCGAAGGGCGCTGGGGAAATTCTGCTGACCTCGATGGATCGCGACGGCACCAAGGCGGGTTTCAACCTGCCATTGACCAAAGCGATCAGTGATGCGGTGAACGTGCCGGTTATTGCATCGGGTGGCGTGGGCACGCTGGACCATTTGGTCGAAGGCGTGACCAAAGGTGGCGCGAGCGCGGTGTTGGCAGCATCGATCTTTCACTTTGGCGAATTCACCGTGCAGGAAGCGAAGCAATACATGCACGATGCCGGTATTCCGATGAGGCTGACATGA
- a CDS encoding phosphoribosyl-ATP diphosphatase — MNTLNELAATIAQRAKADPESSWTAKLLAKGPEKCAEKFGEEAIEAVIEAVKGDREKLTYEAADVLYHLLVMLEARDVALEDVLTELARRQGLSGIAEKAARS; from the coding sequence ATGAATACACTGAATGAACTGGCGGCGACGATTGCCCAACGGGCGAAAGCTGATCCCGAGAGCAGCTGGACGGCGAAACTGCTGGCCAAAGGGCCGGAGAAATGTGCCGAAAAGTTTGGCGAGGAAGCCATTGAGGCGGTGATTGAAGCGGTCAAGGGCGACCGCGAAAAATTGACGTACGAAGCCGCGGACGTGCTGTATCACCTGTTGGTTATGCTTGAAGCGCGCGATGTGGCGCTGGAGGATGTACTGACGGAACTGGCGCGTCGTCAGGGATTGAGCGGCATCGCCGAGAAGGCTGCGCGCAGCTGA
- a CDS encoding ATP-binding protein: MYRPFCAKAVKALKAYYWPERDSESTFLGARNRLICSFSFVIGVNSFLHNIHLSLINSGLPETVATLSMVISVLYYFVPSVLHRTGSTRVTALTLIFLLSAHTNMVMYFEENRVWLREAFLIGPPVIALLVMGPRPAWIVTVFTFANLFFFSYLGKLPVESAAVLSIVICAFIWGLSLFDRELNRAENKLVELRQEAQDANHAKSEFLANMSHEIRTPMNGLSGVLQLLEDTDLSPEQRELIHMGQASGMTLLRLINDVLDYSKIAARGVTFERVPCAPSELAQPAVHALQAGAETRGLKLVYQQENRLPKWISADPARMQQVVSNLVSNALKFSSEGTVTVNVGRENDLIRVSVTDQGIGMTEGAQRRVFRKFEQASASTNRKYGGTGLGLAISKELVELHGGEIGVTSQPGKGSTFWFTVPIIEVEAPVPAATPAPSEPANVPNAPGDRECLKGAKVLVAEDTRTNQVIVQRFLQSMGIEPVIVDNGRAAVEHCTQTKFDMILMDIQMPEMDGLEACARIKSEGALNASTPMVALSANILPEQTASYISAGMAACLGKPFRKAELSDVLVRLIERCTERGAA; this comes from the coding sequence ATGTACCGACCCTTCTGCGCCAAAGCTGTGAAAGCCTTGAAGGCTTACTATTGGCCCGAGCGCGACTCGGAGTCGACGTTTCTTGGCGCGCGAAACCGGTTGATTTGCAGCTTCAGCTTTGTGATTGGCGTGAATTCGTTTCTGCACAATATTCACCTATCGCTGATCAACTCCGGATTGCCGGAAACCGTTGCGACGCTCAGCATGGTTATTTCCGTGCTTTATTATTTCGTGCCCTCGGTCCTGCACCGGACCGGAAGCACCCGCGTAACCGCGTTGACGCTGATCTTCCTGCTGTCTGCACACACGAACATGGTGATGTATTTCGAGGAAAACCGCGTCTGGCTGAGGGAGGCATTTCTTATCGGTCCGCCTGTGATTGCCCTCTTGGTGATGGGTCCCAGACCTGCGTGGATCGTGACGGTCTTCACATTTGCGAACCTGTTTTTCTTCTCGTATCTGGGCAAACTGCCGGTTGAGAGCGCAGCGGTTCTGTCAATCGTGATCTGTGCCTTCATCTGGGGACTGTCGCTGTTTGACCGAGAACTCAACCGCGCGGAAAACAAATTGGTGGAATTGCGCCAGGAGGCGCAGGACGCCAACCACGCTAAATCGGAGTTTCTGGCCAATATGAGCCACGAAATCCGCACCCCAATGAACGGCTTGTCAGGCGTCTTGCAACTTTTGGAAGACACCGACCTGTCTCCGGAACAACGCGAGCTCATCCATATGGGACAAGCCTCTGGCATGACCCTTTTGCGGTTGATCAACGACGTTCTTGACTATTCCAAGATTGCAGCACGCGGCGTCACATTCGAACGTGTGCCCTGCGCCCCGTCTGAGTTGGCGCAACCTGCCGTGCACGCGCTTCAGGCTGGCGCAGAAACCCGTGGTCTGAAGCTGGTTTACCAACAAGAGAACCGCCTGCCCAAGTGGATTTCCGCTGACCCTGCACGGATGCAGCAAGTTGTCAGCAATCTCGTGAGCAACGCGCTGAAGTTTTCCAGCGAGGGCACTGTCACGGTTAATGTAGGTCGGGAAAACGACCTGATCCGAGTGAGCGTGACGGATCAAGGCATTGGCATGACCGAAGGCGCGCAACGACGGGTTTTCCGCAAGTTTGAACAGGCCAGTGCGTCGACCAACCGCAAATATGGCGGAACCGGCCTTGGGCTTGCGATTTCCAAAGAACTGGTGGAACTGCATGGCGGCGAGATCGGTGTTACAAGCCAACCCGGCAAAGGCAGCACATTCTGGTTCACGGTGCCGATCATCGAAGTTGAAGCACCCGTTCCGGCGGCCACACCTGCCCCAAGCGAGCCAGCAAATGTACCCAATGCACCCGGCGATCGGGAATGCCTGAAAGGGGCAAAGGTTCTGGTGGCTGAGGACACACGCACGAACCAGGTCATTGTTCAACGGTTTCTGCAGTCCATGGGTATCGAACCTGTGATCGTCGACAATGGTCGCGCCGCAGTTGAACATTGCACTCAGACAAAGTTTGACATGATCCTGATGGACATTCAGATGCCGGAAATGGATGGCCTCGAGGCCTGTGCCAGGATCAAAAGCGAAGGTGCGTTGAACGCCAGTACGCCGATGGTTGCACTTTCAGCCAATATCCTGCCAGAACAGACAGCAAGCTACATCAGCGCTGGCATGGCCGCCTGCCTTGGCAAACCATTCCGAAAAGCGGAACTTTCGGACGTGCTTGTCCGTCTGATTGAGCGCTGCACCGAGCGAGGCGCAGCCTAA